The segment TAAAGATTTGATGAAGTTCCCGGACTGCGGGCGGAAGGATCTGAAATATCCGACATGGACGCCGATTCTGAAAGACGAACTGTCGGGAACGGAAAGTATTCTAAAGCTGATCCGCGAGAAAGACCGCTTCATCCATGTGCCTTATCATAGCTTCGATTCCTATGTACGTGTATTGCAGGAAGCTGCCGTGAGCAAGGAAGTAAAGAGCATCAAAACGACGCTTTACCGCTTGGCTAAAGATTCGAAAGTCGTGAAAGCCCTGATCGGTGCTGCACGGAATGGCAAGAAAGTGACGGTAGTTATTGAACTATTGGCCCGCTTTGATGAGGCTTCCAATATTGACTGGTCGAAGAAGATGCAGGATGCCGGCATTCATGTGATCTTCGGTGTGGAAGGACTGAAGGTACATTCCAAGATAACTCATATATCCATGCGTTCAGGTACAGATATCGTTTGTATCAGTACAGGTAACTTCCATGAAGGAAATGCCCGGACTTATACGGATTATATGTTGATGACGGCTTCAAAACCGATCGTGAAGGATGTCAATGCCGTATTTGACTTCATCGAACGTCCTTATTCTCCGATTCGTTTCAAGGAACTGCTGGTTTCACCGAATGAGATGAGGCAGAAGTTTATCCGGCTGATCAATGAGGAAATCCGCAATAAGGAGGCCGGAAAACCGGCTTATATCAAAATAAAGATCAACCACATCACGGATGTATTCATGGTACGTAAGCTGTATGAAGCTGCCGAACGAGGTGTGCCCGTTGATCTGCTGGTTCGTGGAAACTGCTCTTTATTTACAGAATTGCCTGAACTGAATGGCAACTTACGTATCCGGGGCATTATTGACCGTTATCTGGAGCATTCCCGTATCTTTATCTTTGCTGCCGGCGGAATTGATAAGACTTTCATCGGTTCGGCTGACTGGATGCCGAGAAACCTGGATAACCGGATTGAAGTGATTACGCCTGTATACGATCCGGAGATAAAGGCTGATCTGCGACAGGTTGTGGAATATGGATTGAATGATACGCTGCAAGGGCGGATTGTAGACGGAACAGGAGAAAACAGAATGCCTGATCAGACTGAAGAAGGTGTTTTCCGTTCGCAGGAAGCTCTCTATAACTATTATCTGTCGAAAGAAGAAGAAAATACACACAAATAATATGAAGACGAAAAGCTATGGTGCAATCGATATCGGTTCCAACGCCGTCCGATTGTTAATTAAGAAGGTTTCCCGAAAGGAAAGTACCGGAGAAGACAAGTTCTCCAAGATTTTATTGTTGCGTGTCCCTTTGCGCCTGGGGTTTGATGTGTTTGAGAAAGGAGAAATCAGTCCGGTGAAAGAAGAACGTATGCGCCGGCTGATGAAAGCCTATCGCCATTTGATGAAGATCTATGAGGTAGAATCGTTCCGGGCCTGTGCGACATCGGCCATGCGTGATGCCAAGAACGGAAAGGCGATCATTAAGAAAATCCGGAAAACTACGGGCATCAATATCGAGATCATTGACGGGCAGGAAGAAGCTCAGATGATTTATAACAATCATGTAGAGTGCCGGGAAGATCAGAACGGTAATTATAT is part of the Parabacteroides sp. AD58 genome and harbors:
- a CDS encoding RNA degradosome polyphosphate kinase, with product MKIKENKNYLPRDISWMYFNRRILQEACKDNVPLLERLSFLGIYSNNLDEFFRVRVASQSRIAECEDKAAQKNKREALAILKEINKLNAEYSKEYEQAIREVTQRLRDENIYLLRDDEVDDEQRAFIKNFYMQHLNGAVIPVWFSAIKQLDVENDENIYLAVRMFKKNTKKRNQEYAFLSLPVNTCGRFLRLPDKGEKRYLMYLDDVIRCCLPMIFCGQDFTDYEAYSFKFTRDAEMEIDNDLRNGMLQKISKGVKSRKRGEPLRVVYDSTMPKGLLKQVLSTLCLDKLDTVLAGGRYHNHKDLMKFPDCGRKDLKYPTWTPILKDELSGTESILKLIREKDRFIHVPYHSFDSYVRVLQEAAVSKEVKSIKTTLYRLAKDSKVVKALIGAARNGKKVTVVIELLARFDEASNIDWSKKMQDAGIHVIFGVEGLKVHSKITHISMRSGTDIVCISTGNFHEGNARTYTDYMLMTASKPIVKDVNAVFDFIERPYSPIRFKELLVSPNEMRQKFIRLINEEIRNKEAGKPAYIKIKINHITDVFMVRKLYEAAERGVPVDLLVRGNCSLFTELPELNGNLRIRGIIDRYLEHSRIFIFAAGGIDKTFIGSADWMPRNLDNRIEVITPVYDPEIKADLRQVVEYGLNDTLQGRIVDGTGENRMPDQTEEGVFRSQEALYNYYLSKEEENTHK